The genomic interval ATAAAAACTTTATACTACCCCGTTTGTATTGACATGAGACCTCttcatttaaacttttttttcatgaattaaTTTCAATCAATATTCCTCAAGTCTGGATaagacttttttatttttatttttatttttaatattgttaatattttgttaaaagtgaaAAACTGTTTATATAAGCCACCAAGCCAACCACCGGTTTGTAACATGAATAATAGTTTCTTTGGCTCTTTTTTGTGGGTTTGTTCTCCACGGGTGATGTTCTTAGGTTAGTTGTGCAATTGTACCCTCTTTTCTGAGCTGTTGTTGAGTCTCAAGATCTATTcaaattttagttctttttattttttgttttaatattataGGCCTAATTGAAGTGTGTCAAGATTTAAAGAGTTTAAAATATTGAAGAGAGACAAAGTAAGAGAGAGTAAACAAATTGATAAGTGAGATATAAACTAGAAAGTGAAGATCGTGTGTAGAGAGGTTTAGTTGAGATAATCTAAATCCGTGAATACTGTGGACCAGTGGATGTTATCAAGTATGAGAGGTTTAATGGTTCAAAAGTTAGAACTAATGGACTCAAACTTTCCAACACTTGTAATGAATTTAGTTTGTCATATTCCCATCGATGTGagacattttcattttcaatatgTTGCAAGTTGCAAGAGTAATACTTCTTTTGGACTAAACTCTCCAACACTTGCATAATAACAAAATGAAGGAGGATGGGGGGATATTTCCTTCACAGTTGGACTAATACTCATTTACTTGGTTTGGATTAATACATATTTTGTACTTTGATAATTACTAGCTTaatattatacaattttatgttttactaaTTTTTGGGGCACATCATATGTACATTCGAGATCGAGACGTTTAGGCttcacatttaattaatattattatgtttgaaattaaacatGGATGGTAGTTGTTACGgcacaaatatatcaaattttatcaGATATTTTAGATGATAcatcattaatttttaaaaggatctggATAGATCTATTAAAGTTGgttattgattaatttattaaaataattttttttttatgttatcaaTACATGATTGATATAGTACGTTACAATGAtaatacaatatttttgtttaaattctcTTGTTTAAATCAAGTCTAGTTGGGTGAACAAATATCACAAAATAGAATATTCTCAAATAGATTTAAATTTACgtcatatttaaataattaagaactttgtaaataatttaaatttaaaattaattttgctgGTAACAATTTTTTCTCATGGTACCTATTTATTCTACTTTTTTAAGACTACAAAACTAAAACTTGAGAACTTGTATCAGAGGAACCAAACACCTTAGCCCTTACCTTTACACCAAGAGTTGTTGGTTTTTTAAATTGAACAATATTTTCTATGAgaataattaacaatatatagctaattattttttacaaaattgaatttgaatatcAGGTTTCAGCTTCCAGGGTGTTGCAGGAGACTTGCAACTATATTAGAAGCTTGCACAGGGAAGTTGACGATTTAAGTGAACGTTTGTCTGAGCTATTGGCTACAACAGATTCAGCACAAGCTGCAATAATTAGAAATTTACTTATGCAATAGATTGCTCATGTTTAGTTATTATATTGATAGTTAGCACTTCAGTACTTTATGAGCTGATGTATTTCTTCATTTCTGTACTTCACTTTTTTGTATTTCCTTTCGTCCACTTAATGCAAGTTTTttagctttatttaaatttaaaggtatctatctctttttttttttttgaggcattgaaaattattaaaagttaaaataaaaaaattttgttttgagagaaaattaaaataaattaaatcatgtATTTGTTAGTATTTGAGATAGTATAGTTAGTTTAGAATGTAGTTGGATAGTGTAGAAGATTTTTGTTGATAGTCGAAAGATAATAGTACCAAGTAGTGTGAAGTTTACAACAAGGAATAGTTTGTACTTAAAATGACTTGTTTACAAATGAACCTTGTGTCCTATTTATAGTTGTGGAAGCTATACTCTAGATGATTCCTTCTAGATTCTTCATGACATTTCAAATACAAATgtagtaattattatttattatgtgaATTACTCGGGAATTTTAGAAATGTCTATACATgtacaatataaattaataattaatacttattttataagttaCTAATGTATTTTAGAAAGATCTAGAAATGTACATCATCTCTCAACACTCCTCCTTGATGCATATTTTAGTATCTCCAAGCATAGTTTATAGTTGCTCAAATCTTACTCTTGGCAAAACTTTAGTAAATATGTCTGCCACTTCATCTTCCGTCTTGCAGTACTCAAGCTTGATTTGTATAGTCTTCTTTACTTAtctaataaaatgatatttgattGATATGTGCTTTGTTCTATTGTGATGTGAAGGTGCtggaaaacacaagaaagggGGAAGGGGCTTGAATTGTGTTTGCTGTTTCCAAAACTACTTATATTTTCTTACAACAATCAttctttatcaaaatattcaacttaCTATTAAAAGAGGTTTATGAAAAGTAaggttgaatcataaagaactaagATGAGAGAATTAGAAGAGAATAAAGGAGACAcaactattttatattaatttacaaCAAACGGTTGCTACTTCAAGTCATCCCCTTACATAGAGGTTTTGCCTCAGTACAGTCGATGACTTAATTCACTATTTCCACAAAGAGTCGTACAAGTATTCTTTACTCTACCTCTTCAAGCTTTGAATATTTTTCTCTAGCCTCTCCAGGTTGTTGTTCCTAGAACCGTCTACAACATACTAACATCCTGTCGTTGAGGTTCATGACGGTCGTTGTATATTTTCAAGTTCCTCTTTGAGGATGAGAGAGTTCTTACCACTATCAAATTGATTTACACCAGTTCTAGTTTGTGTCTGAATTGACATAAAGTGTAACATCTCTCTTCAACATAAATAATTGAtagtaagtttttatttttatttttttacaaagattCGTACAAGTATTCTTTACTCTACCTCTTTAagctttgagtatttttctctaGCCTCTCGAGGTTGTCATTCCTAGAACCTTCTACAACATACTAACATCATGTCGTTGAGGTTCATGAGGGTCGTTGTATCTTTTCAAGTTCCTCTTTGAGGATGAGAGGGTTCTTACCACTATTAGATTGATTTACATCAGTTCTAGTTTGTGTCTGATTTGATATAAAGTGTAACATCCCTCTTCAGCATCAATAATTGGTagtaagtttaattttttttttttatgttttacttattagaataaaattataatttgtaataataataataacaacaacaacaacaacaacaacaacaacaacaacaacaacaataataataataataataataataacaataataataataataataataataataataataataataataataataataataataataataataataaaagaaagaaaagaaagcggGGGATGGGAAATTACTAAACTAagggaaaaaaaagaagaaaagaaagaaaaaaagaagaagaatagaGGAGCACATAAACCAGAAACAGAGAGAGGGAGAGGAAGAAAAGGTaagagagagaagaagaaagagttAGAGAGGGagagaaggagaaaaaaaacattgacaaaacaagaaaagagaaaggaaaagtgCACTTTTTGCTAGAAGTCAAGGTAGAAAGAGTTAA from Cicer arietinum cultivar CDC Frontier isolate Library 1 chromosome 5, Cicar.CDCFrontier_v2.0, whole genome shotgun sequence carries:
- the LOC101494481 gene encoding transcription factor ILI6, with the translated sequence MSSRRSRSRQTSSSSRNITDDQIHDLVSKLQQLLPEIRNRSSDKVSASRVLQETCNYIRSLHREVDDLSERLSELLATTDSAQAAIIRNLLMQ